In Bradyrhizobium manausense, the sequence GCGCAAAGCGCTTGCGTACACATATAGGTGCAGCAACTCCCGTTTCAGTTCAATTCCGGATCAATACTGTCTCGGGTTACCACTCACGGCTGCGTGAACCGATTGTTCACTTTGGCCGGCGGCAATTATAGGCCTTGCGGAAGCCGGAAGCCTGCGCGTCGTCCTCCGAACAGAACCAGCGGTCGGGCTTGGTGGTCGCGGCGTAGCTCGGGCAGCCCCGCAGATGGTAGATGCCGATGTTGCCGGTGACGTGGGCGCGAACCGCAAGCTTGCCCTTGATGGCACAGCTTGGCGGCGCCGTCGGATCCTCCGGAAACAGTGCCGCGCGAATCTCCTTGTCGCGGTCGGAGCGGCAGGCGGCGCCGAGCAGTGCGCCGTCCTTCTTGCCGATACGGAATTCTTGCGGTGCAACAAAGCAGCCTTTCCAGATGCCGGCCGATGCGGCCTTGGCCTCGGCCGCTGCCGGCTTGACGTTGGCCTTGAGAGGCTCGCGCGCGATGGCAAAGCCGAGCTTGAGCAGTTGCTCGTTCAACGAAACCTTGTCGCCCTCGACCGTGCAGATTGCCCGGTGGCGCTTGCCGAAGTTCTTCTCGGGACCGACATCGTCGCAGCGCACCGGCTTTCCGCCGATCAGCCTGGTGAGCCGGTCGCGGGCCTCGATGCCGCAGGTCCAGGGGTCGGCGTGGTCGTCGATGCAGACCTGGTCGAGCTCGGGCGCATCGACGCCGTCGAGCCGATAGGTGACATCGCCGAGCTGGATCGAATTGGCGTCCCGGACAGTCGCAGCCGCCGTCAGCGCGGCGGCGGGGCTGGAGGCCCCGAGAAATCCGGACAGAGCGAGAAATAAGACGAGGGCGAAGGCGCGGGCGGCGGCCAATGAATTCTCGAGGGACATAATTTCTCGCTATCGATTGCTCTTTCTCCTCGTTCCTAGCATCCGGCCGTCGCGAGACCAATGGTCTGCGCTGTGCGAAGTGCGACATTCGCCCGCCAGCCTTTACTCGCCGCCCGGTCTGCCCCTATCGTTTGCCGGCCTTGCGAGCCGTGATGGCCGAATCGCCCCTGAAGCGGCGAGGGCGGGAGGAAGATGTTTTGAC encodes:
- a CDS encoding thermonuclease family protein, translating into MSLENSLAAARAFALVLFLALSGFLGASSPAAALTAAATVRDANSIQLGDVTYRLDGVDAPELDQVCIDDHADPWTCGIEARDRLTRLIGGKPVRCDDVGPEKNFGKRHRAICTVEGDKVSLNEQLLKLGFAIAREPLKANVKPAAAEAKAASAGIWKGCFVAPQEFRIGKKDGALLGAACRSDRDKEIRAALFPEDPTAPPSCAIKGKLAVRAHVTGNIGIYHLRGCPSYAATTKPDRWFCSEDDAQASGFRKAYNCRRPK